From one Bacteroidota bacterium genomic stretch:
- a CDS encoding AAA family ATPase → MKKENTSILNAKSDFDLNTSNDNPRFSDSVENLLEEFKDHKTNPFIWSGIMKGSFGFVYGPPKSGKTIFCENLALAIASGESTFFNIPIQLTRQKTLFISMEERIEPRLERIEKQKKHLKTPLRNNLNLSRGELPNWICCPSEWEILKKSIAESGATFVVIDSLGRLHKGKIEESDVAKEIAIKLRTLTHELKITLLVIHHTPKLNGKPITLDSLAGSRLLAQEADFTFGINRTQDGIRYLKEVSFRYKSEDAETVGTFKINENCIIEIGVRISEDSLLKQSDNRYNDINLQKVFKLIEQLTENGKKTVATQELKDDLVNSGKISSPTFYKHIKTLEGSGKIKKLKKVNIS, encoded by the coding sequence ATGAAAAAGGAAAACACATCAATTCTAAATGCCAAGTCAGATTTTGATCTTAATACTTCAAACGATAATCCTCGATTTTCTGATTCGGTAGAGAATCTATTAGAAGAATTTAAAGATCATAAAACAAATCCTTTTATTTGGTCCGGAATAATGAAAGGCTCATTTGGCTTCGTCTATGGTCCACCCAAGTCCGGGAAAACAATCTTCTGTGAAAATTTGGCTTTGGCCATTGCAAGCGGCGAGTCAACCTTTTTCAATATTCCAATTCAATTAACGCGTCAAAAAACCCTATTTATATCCATGGAAGAACGAATTGAACCCAGGTTAGAAAGAATTGAAAAACAAAAAAAGCACTTAAAAACACCATTAAGGAATAACCTGAATCTTTCCAGGGGGGAATTACCAAATTGGATTTGTTGTCCATCAGAATGGGAAATCCTCAAAAAATCTATAGCAGAAAGCGGAGCAACCTTTGTGGTTATTGATAGTCTGGGTAGATTGCATAAAGGAAAAATTGAAGAAAGCGATGTTGCAAAAGAAATAGCGATAAAACTAAGAACTCTAACTCATGAGCTTAAAATAACTTTATTAGTTATCCATCATACCCCTAAATTAAATGGAAAACCAATTACATTAGATAGTTTAGCAGGAAGCAGGTTGCTCGCCCAAGAAGCAGATTTTACGTTTGGAATAAATAGAACACAAGATGGTATACGATACTTAAAAGAAGTTTCCTTCAGATATAAGTCAGAGGACGCAGAGACGGTCGGTACATTTAAAATTAACGAAAACTGTATCATTGAAATTGGGGTTAGAATCTCAGAAGATTCATTATTAAAACAATCGGATAATAGATATAACGACATCAATTTACAAAAAGTCTTCAAACTGATAGAGCAATTAACTGAAAACGGAAAAAAAACCGTAGCTACCCAGGAACTTAAAGATGATTTAGTTAACAGTGGTAAAATTAGCAGCCCCACATTCTATAAACATATAAAAACCTTAGAAGGAAGTGGTAAAATAAAAAAACTCAAAAAGGTGAATATATCATAA
- a CDS encoding site-specific integrase — translation MKITIRERIRGNKIKLYLDCYHKGIRKNESLNLELFPKPDKGSLSKEQKEANRVARLMAEKISAKRMLEYHNDFHGFSTPKNLNGNFIDYIEHLASIKNNSDGNFGNWDSAVKHLKKYATGKVSFNQVDQSWLEGFKNYLQKKAVTSSQKPLSQNTQCSYFNKVRAALNQAFKEGLIKKNPADIVSSIKSHDPERNFLTMEELKALWKTDCEIQILKNAFLFSAITGLRWSDINKMVWAEVLTDADHYSIQFRQQKTKTMENHPISKQAFELLGNKGELDEMVFKGLKYSAWYNLKLQQWVMRAGISKQITFHCARHTYATLQLTAGTDIYTVSKLLGHKDLKTTQIYAKVIDQKKIDAAERVTIEI, via the coding sequence ATGAAAATCACAATACGAGAAAGAATAAGGGGCAATAAGATAAAACTATATCTCGACTGCTATCACAAAGGAATACGCAAGAATGAATCTCTAAATCTGGAACTTTTCCCAAAACCTGACAAAGGTAGTTTAAGTAAAGAGCAGAAAGAAGCAAACCGAGTTGCGAGATTAATGGCTGAGAAAATCAGTGCCAAAAGAATGCTTGAATATCACAATGACTTTCATGGATTTTCAACCCCAAAAAATCTGAATGGCAACTTCATCGATTATATTGAACATTTGGCGAGTATTAAGAATAATAGTGATGGAAACTTTGGAAACTGGGATAGTGCAGTAAAACATTTAAAGAAATATGCTACCGGAAAGGTTTCTTTTAATCAAGTAGATCAATCCTGGCTGGAAGGATTTAAAAATTATTTGCAGAAAAAGGCTGTAACATCTTCACAAAAGCCTTTGTCGCAGAATACGCAGTGCAGCTATTTTAATAAAGTTAGAGCAGCATTAAATCAAGCATTCAAAGAGGGCTTGATAAAAAAGAATCCTGCAGATATCGTAAGCAGCATTAAATCTCACGATCCGGAAAGGAATTTCCTTACCATGGAAGAGTTGAAGGCTTTATGGAAAACAGATTGCGAGATTCAAATTCTTAAAAACGCCTTCCTGTTTAGCGCAATTACAGGCTTAAGATGGTCTGACATTAATAAAATGGTATGGGCTGAAGTACTAACCGATGCTGACCACTACTCTATCCAATTTCGTCAACAAAAAACTAAAACTATGGAAAACCATCCTATATCTAAACAGGCTTTCGAGTTACTAGGCAACAAAGGAGAATTGGATGAAATGGTCTTTAAAGGATTAAAATACAGTGCCTGGTATAATTTAAAATTACAACAATGGGTAATGAGAGCCGGAATTAGCAAGCAAATCACTTTTCACTGTGCAAGGCATACCTATGCCACTTTACAATTAACAGCCGGAACAGATATATATACCGTTTCCAAACTTCTAGGTCATAAAGACTTGAAAACAACTCAAATTTATGCCAAAGTCATTGACCAGAAGAAAATTGATGCAGCAGAGAGGGTAACAATTGAAATCTAA
- a CDS encoding helix-turn-helix domain-containing protein — MNTQQILNELTEIKKAIEEQGTFFKPVLNFEETCKYLQFSRSHLYKLTSRKEIPHFCPSGKKLYFNREELDHWLQRFRQKATEEIDVMAEDYVNKKTGTAL, encoded by the coding sequence ATGAATACTCAGCAAATCTTAAATGAACTTACCGAAATTAAAAAAGCGATTGAGGAACAAGGCACCTTTTTCAAACCGGTACTAAATTTTGAAGAAACATGTAAGTATCTTCAATTTAGCAGGTCACACCTGTACAAACTTACATCAAGAAAAGAGATTCCTCACTTTTGTCCCAGTGGCAAGAAACTTTACTTTAATAGGGAAGAATTAGATCATTGGCTACAACGTTTTAGGCAAAAAGCAACTGAAGAAATTGACGTAATGGCTGAAGACTATGTAAATAAGAAAACTGGAACAGCCCTTTAG
- a CDS encoding ATP-binding protein, whose product MFNTIHGLETEIIEQNTYLRHTLAGPSSNLKDSISNIKKILLTKVIPAHPDLLELKISDKHLVTLGEYLEIIERDASKIVSAVSSHLKVDSGIDAKKLRPMEITDFFVKYTAEYNDRRDLNFKVEFTYDKEVFIDQNGERIKTFISANDDLVRDLFDNLIDNAVKHAFSSESNNRIEIFLMKNTDNEDQDEITILFSNTGNPFPEDFTANDFIRKGSKFGTNSGDGYGGYYINEIIKKLGGDFEIIDETGPEGLPDTELVTSFEINFPIIETEENG is encoded by the coding sequence TTGTTTAACACGATTCATGGATTAGAAACAGAGATAATTGAACAAAACACGTATTTGCGCCATACATTAGCCGGTCCTTCTTCCAACTTAAAGGATTCTATATCCAACATCAAAAAGATACTCCTCACTAAAGTGATTCCTGCTCATCCTGATTTACTTGAATTAAAAATTAGCGATAAGCATTTGGTCACATTAGGTGAGTACCTTGAAATTATTGAACGAGATGCTTCAAAGATTGTATCCGCTGTATCAAGTCATTTGAAAGTTGATTCGGGTATTGATGCAAAAAAACTAAGGCCAATGGAAATAACTGACTTTTTTGTTAAATATACAGCTGAGTATAATGATAGACGCGACTTGAATTTTAAAGTTGAATTTACGTATGATAAGGAAGTTTTTATTGATCAGAATGGCGAAAGGATAAAAACATTCATTTCGGCCAATGATGATTTAGTTCGTGATCTTTTTGATAATCTTATTGACAATGCGGTCAAACATGCATTCTCTTCTGAAAGCAATAATCGAATAGAAATATTTCTAATGAAAAACACTGATAATGAAGATCAGGATGAGATTACCATTTTATTTTCTAATACTGGCAATCCTTTCCCCGAAGATTTTACCGCAAATGATTTCATTCGTAAAGGTTCTAAGTTTGGCACTAATTCAGGCGATGGATATGGCGGTTATTACATTAATGAAATAATCAAAAAATTGGGTGGCGATTTTGAAATAATAGATGAAACGGGTCCTGAAGGGCTGCCTGATACTGAACTTGTCACCAGTTTTGAAATTAATTTTCCAATAATTGAAACCGAAGAAAATGGCTAA
- a CDS encoding N-6 DNA methylase — MMKEIKPEDNNPLAELKNNFWKAMNLFRGFIDVKDYSFILYLLLLNRNGIFKDFIFSDEYDLKQQFESKLQNLNGETGEFLKDIYRLYPNTLKHLNPGLLHELFKFITSIDQNVLENHFGEIFDDLLFMLSKWQGRFAGEFMLPLELSRFVCGLAELPPNAKVYNPFSGAASFGTCLDNDKFYIGQESNFSLWAIGKMRIIAHDRERNSKLFFSDSIHDWNPTKKVESSKPEDILLYTSTKDKFDLIISNPPFGVRISSPINGQFGSIRNFEQFLIENGLADLKHDGKLIAVLPQRFLFSAGTDKILRQFLVDNDLLEKVISFPSGLLIHTGVSLAVIVLNKNKKEKGVVRFIDAKQCVEITSARERHLNDKLLSNIVKSSLESESLRIISNSTISSFEYNLDVPRYFLKNTME, encoded by the coding sequence ATGATGAAAGAAATTAAGCCAGAAGATAATAATCCATTAGCAGAATTGAAAAACAACTTTTGGAAGGCAATGAACCTATTTAGAGGTTTTATTGATGTTAAAGATTATTCCTTTATTCTATATCTTTTATTGCTAAATAGAAATGGTATTTTTAAGGATTTCATATTTTCTGATGAATATGATTTGAAACAACAATTTGAATCTAAACTGCAAAATTTAAACGGTGAAACTGGTGAGTTTCTAAAAGATATTTACCGTTTGTATCCTAATACCTTAAAACATTTAAACCCTGGATTGCTTCATGAACTATTTAAATTTATTACTTCAATAGATCAGAATGTTTTAGAAAATCACTTCGGTGAAATCTTTGATGACTTATTATTTATGCTGTCAAAGTGGCAAGGGCGTTTTGCTGGTGAATTTATGTTGCCTTTGGAACTAAGTAGATTTGTTTGCGGTTTAGCAGAATTACCTCCTAATGCAAAAGTGTACAATCCCTTTTCCGGTGCAGCATCTTTTGGTACTTGTTTGGATAATGATAAGTTCTATATTGGTCAGGAAAGTAATTTTAGCTTATGGGCAATTGGCAAAATGAGAATTATAGCTCATGACAGAGAACGTAATTCCAAATTGTTTTTTAGTGATTCCATTCATGATTGGAATCCAACAAAGAAGGTTGAATCAAGCAAGCCGGAAGACATTCTATTATATACATCTACAAAAGATAAATTTGATTTAATAATTTCAAATCCGCCATTTGGCGTCAGAATTTCTTCACCAATTAATGGTCAATTTGGAAGTATAAGAAATTTCGAACAATTTCTTATCGAAAACGGACTAGCTGATTTAAAGCATGATGGAAAATTGATTGCTGTATTGCCTCAGCGATTTTTATTCAGTGCAGGTACGGACAAAATTCTTCGTCAATTTCTGGTCGATAATGATCTATTGGAAAAAGTAATTTCCTTTCCGAGTGGCTTGTTGATTCATACCGGTGTTTCTTTAGCAGTAATTGTTCTCAATAAGAACAAAAAGGAAAAAGGCGTTGTGCGTTTTATTGATGCAAAGCAATGTGTCGAAATTACTTCGGCTAGAGAAAGGCACTTAAATGATAAACTACTAAGCAATATTGTTAAAAGCTCATTAGAATCTGAAAGTTTAAGAATTATCTCAAATAGCACGATAAGTTCCTTTGAATATAATTTGGATGTCCCTAGGTATTTTCTAAAAAATACGATGGAGTGA
- a CDS encoding WYL domain-containing protein — translation MATNKHALIRYHALDQCFSNPGKRYFIDDLIAVCNDALYAYTGASEGVKRRQIFEDIKFMESEQGWSVPLERFKDGKQVYYRYSERNYSIKNQVVNESEAKQLKETLSILTRFKGMPQFEWMEEMLIRIESAFNLKDSTSVIVGFEHNPYLKGLNHFTEIFNSIHYKRVLKIEYQGFKQIKSSQVIFHPYFLKQYNSRWFLFGYNEAFNAISNLALDRIVSLKAIGKKYQENDAINFEEYFDDVVGVTVSESYKPIIIQLEIAKSLWPYIESKPIHGSQRIISKKQSNVIIELEVHINYELITTIFSFGEGIKVLQPEEVRVGIMNKANALLNNYL, via the coding sequence GTGGCAACAAATAAACATGCTTTGATTAGATACCATGCTTTGGACCAGTGTTTCAGTAACCCTGGGAAAAGGTATTTTATTGATGACCTTATAGCTGTATGTAATGATGCCTTGTATGCTTATACCGGGGCTTCTGAAGGGGTAAAAAGAAGGCAAATATTTGAGGATATAAAATTCATGGAAAGTGAGCAAGGCTGGTCTGTGCCTCTTGAGCGTTTTAAAGATGGCAAACAAGTATATTATCGTTATTCCGAAAGGAATTATTCGATAAAAAACCAAGTTGTAAATGAATCAGAAGCTAAGCAGTTAAAGGAGACTTTATCAATTCTCACAAGATTCAAAGGCATGCCTCAATTTGAGTGGATGGAAGAAATGCTTATTAGAATTGAATCCGCATTTAACCTAAAGGATAGCACTAGCGTCATAGTAGGATTTGAACATAATCCATACTTAAAAGGCTTAAACCACTTTACAGAAATATTTAATTCAATCCACTACAAAAGGGTGCTCAAAATTGAATATCAAGGATTTAAACAAATTAAGTCATCACAAGTAATTTTCCATCCTTATTTTTTAAAACAATACAACAGCAGGTGGTTCCTTTTTGGCTACAATGAAGCCTTTAATGCTATTAGCAATTTAGCCTTAGACCGTATAGTTAGCTTAAAAGCCATCGGCAAGAAATACCAAGAAAATGATGCTATAAACTTTGAGGAGTATTTCGATGATGTAGTTGGTGTAACAGTTTCAGAATCGTATAAACCAATAATAATCCAACTGGAAATTGCAAAATCCCTCTGGCCCTATATTGAAAGTAAACCTATCCATGGATCTCAACGAATCATTTCTAAAAAACAAAGCAATGTCATTATTGAACTCGAAGTACACATTAATTATGAATTAATAACAACAATTTTTTCTTTCGGTGAAGGGATAAAAGTACTGCAACCGGAAGAAGTGCGGGTCGGTATTATGAACAAGGCAAATGCCTTATTAAACAACTATTTATAA